From one Candidatus Chromulinivorax destructor genomic stretch:
- a CDS encoding HU family DNA-binding protein yields MNKTDLINALSEETTFSKKDVSRVLDALTRIVERALKQGKKVSITGFGSFLISERPARKGINPATKEKIDIPKVTVPKFKAGKNLREIVRSAHL; encoded by the coding sequence ATGAACAAAACTGATTTAATCAATGCACTGAGCGAAGAAACAACTTTTAGCAAAAAAGACGTTTCTCGTGTTTTAGACGCATTAACAAGAATCGTTGAAAGAGCATTGAAACAAGGTAAAAAAGTTTCAATCACTGGCTTTGGTTCATTCTTAATTTCTGAGCGCCCTGCTCGTAAAGGTATTAACCCTGCTACTAAAGAAAAAATTGATATTCCTAAAGTAACAGTTCCTAAATTTAAAGCAGGCAAAAATCTTAGAGAAATCGTTCGTTCAGCTCACTTATAA
- the serS gene encoding serine--tRNA ligase has product MIDLAQLRNNEHNIVARIEKKDPRFNIQALLDADKAFRAISTEVDALREEKNKLASQAKQQVTDEIRSRSIEISKILKQKEQELALAEAEFKNLYASCPNPAEEDVPTGNKEANVVVREIGAKPTFDFEPQSHVELGNNLGWFDFEAAARMTGSNFALYKGDAVKLLYSLTMLMLKNNIKHGFTPILPPYLVNTKSLEAAGQLPKFADGVYKVENEDLYLSPTSEVNLTNMYRDMILDRAQLPVRMTAWTSCFRREAGGYGSAERGLIRIHEFEKLELYSIVTPEESAKELEKMVAAAENILQMLGLHYRVSLLAAQDTSFQSVKTYDIEVWMPGQKAYYEVSSASNCHAFQARRGGIRYREFKGGKTVHAHTLNASSLALPRLMVALMETYQQADGSIELPAVIKEQGLFE; this is encoded by the coding sequence ATGATTGATTTAGCGCAGCTTAGAAATAATGAGCATAACATAGTTGCTCGTATTGAAAAAAAAGATCCTCGCTTTAACATCCAGGCTTTGCTTGATGCAGATAAAGCTTTTCGTGCTATTTCTACTGAAGTAGATGCTTTACGAGAAGAAAAAAATAAGCTTGCATCGCAAGCTAAACAACAAGTTACCGATGAAATAAGATCACGATCTATTGAAATTAGTAAAATTTTAAAACAAAAAGAACAAGAGCTTGCACTTGCTGAAGCTGAATTTAAAAATTTATATGCATCATGTCCAAATCCAGCTGAAGAAGATGTTCCAACTGGTAACAAAGAAGCAAACGTTGTTGTACGAGAAATTGGTGCAAAACCAACATTTGATTTTGAGCCACAAAGCCACGTTGAGTTAGGTAATAATTTAGGTTGGTTTGACTTTGAAGCAGCAGCTCGTATGACAGGAAGTAACTTTGCTTTATACAAAGGCGATGCGGTTAAATTGTTATATTCTTTAACCATGCTTATGTTAAAAAATAATATTAAACATGGTTTTACTCCGATATTACCACCATATTTAGTTAATACAAAATCATTAGAAGCTGCAGGACAATTACCTAAATTTGCTGATGGTGTGTATAAAGTTGAAAATGAAGATTTATATTTGTCACCAACTTCAGAAGTCAACTTGACAAATATGTATCGTGATATGATTTTGGATCGAGCTCAATTACCAGTTCGCATGACAGCTTGGACAAGTTGTTTCCGTCGTGAAGCTGGTGGCTATGGCAGCGCTGAGCGTGGTTTAATTAGAATCCATGAATTTGAAAAATTAGAATTATACTCAATTGTAACACCTGAAGAATCTGCAAAAGAACTTGAAAAAATGGTTGCAGCAGCAGAAAATATTTTGCAAATGCTTGGACTTCATTACAGAGTTTCATTGTTAGCAGCACAAGATACATCATTCCAGTCAGTTAAAACATATGATATTGAAGTGTGGATGCCTGGCCAAAAAGCTTATTATGAAGTATCTTCTGCAAGTAATTGTCATGCATTTCAAGCTCGTCGTGGTGGAATTCGTTACCGTGAATTTAAAGGCGGTAAAACGGTACATGCACATACACTGAACGCTTCATCTTTGGCATTACCACGATTAATGGTTGCTTTAATGGAAACGTATCAACAAGCAGATGGTTCAATTGAATTACCAGCTGTTATCAAAGAACAAGGGTTATTTGAATAA
- a CDS encoding pyridoxamine 5'-phosphate oxidase family protein, whose translation MAKHVGVKLPEDLIELLKSGKAVAVLATFSEKGLPHTTPLQCMYPKGQESILLTIHKDHQGYHNMVWQKKVMISFLAAGNVAYSILGRVGVVRAPSMVHPLMNVVRVDIIDIKSDRSVLTKVDSGVQWSYTSWEAEELLNGLFNELKEITKTM comes from the coding sequence ATGGCGAAGCATGTAGGGGTTAAACTTCCTGAAGATTTAATTGAATTGTTAAAAAGTGGTAAAGCTGTAGCTGTGTTAGCGACATTCTCTGAAAAAGGATTGCCGCATACAACACCACTGCAATGTATGTATCCAAAAGGACAAGAGAGTATCTTGTTAACAATTCACAAAGATCATCAAGGCTATCACAACATGGTATGGCAAAAAAAAGTAATGATCTCTTTTTTAGCTGCAGGTAACGTTGCGTATAGTATTCTAGGACGAGTTGGTGTTGTTCGTGCCCCGTCTATGGTTCATCCATTAATGAACGTTGTACGCGTTGACATTATTGATATCAAAAGTGATCGATCTGTTTTAACAAAAGTTGATTCTGGCGTACAGTGGAGCTATACTTCCTGGGAAGCTGAAGAGTTGTTGAATGGATTATTCAACGAGTTGAAAGAAATTACAAAAACGATGTAA
- a CDS encoding sodium/proline symporter, with protein sequence MFSSMIEAFIVYFSLLLGVGLYFYHKNKSQEDFALGGRKLNYWVTAISAQASDMSDWLFMGFPGAIYAHGLIDIWTAVGLVFFMFLTWHYIAPKFRTATEHTNSQTLPSFLQTKFHGTNNAIRIIGGLLGLYFFIFYIAANLVGLGKIFETAFNINYHYGILIGLVITLTYTLLGGLMAIAWSNLFQGLFLLVVILIVPFYAMHQCGGLHAIIDNLLHNQSPSFLSILSTDTNLLISIFFSATAWGLGYFGQPHILMNFMSIDDVSKMKKAKYVGLSWQILVLTAAALVGLVGKVFVQPALANPELVFVVMVQTMFTPFFAGLILCAILAATISTITSLSIVSASIIGHDLYYPCIQRKVSAHEKLLFTRAAIFIIPVISLLAVFYNTSSVFKLVHYAWSGLGCTFGPLVILSLYSKFVTPQGALAGLIAGGLTGIFWPVTSSIPTLVIGFSINFIATYIVSKLTKDHA encoded by the coding sequence GTGTTTTCATCAATGATCGAAGCTTTTATTGTCTATTTTTCACTTTTGCTTGGAGTCGGACTGTATTTTTATCATAAAAATAAATCACAAGAAGATTTTGCTCTTGGCGGAAGAAAATTAAATTATTGGGTTACCGCAATCTCAGCACAAGCAAGCGATATGAGCGATTGGTTATTTATGGGTTTTCCTGGTGCAATTTATGCTCACGGACTCATCGATATATGGACAGCTGTTGGCCTTGTGTTTTTTATGTTTTTAACCTGGCACTACATTGCGCCAAAATTTAGAACTGCAACTGAACATACCAATAGCCAAACACTTCCATCGTTTTTACAAACAAAATTTCATGGAACAAACAACGCGATTCGTATAATTGGTGGATTACTTGGGTTATATTTTTTCATATTTTATATTGCAGCAAATCTTGTCGGATTAGGTAAAATATTTGAAACCGCATTTAACATTAATTACCATTATGGAATCCTTATAGGTCTTGTAATTACGCTGACGTACACGCTACTTGGTGGTTTAATGGCGATTGCATGGAGCAATCTATTTCAAGGGCTTTTTTTACTTGTTGTTATACTCATTGTGCCATTTTATGCGATGCATCAATGTGGTGGTTTGCATGCAATCATAGATAATTTATTGCACAACCAAAGTCCCAGTTTTTTATCAATACTTTCCACAGATACGAATCTTTTAATTTCAATCTTTTTTAGCGCAACTGCATGGGGTCTTGGCTATTTTGGGCAACCACATATACTGATGAACTTCATGAGTATTGATGATGTATCAAAAATGAAAAAAGCTAAATATGTTGGCTTAAGCTGGCAAATTCTTGTCTTGACTGCAGCTGCTTTAGTAGGGCTTGTTGGCAAAGTATTTGTACAACCTGCGCTTGCTAACCCAGAACTTGTTTTTGTCGTTATGGTACAAACAATGTTTACGCCATTTTTTGCAGGTCTTATTTTATGCGCTATTTTAGCAGCAACAATTTCAACTATAACATCTCTCTCAATTGTTTCAGCATCCATTATTGGGCATGATTTATACTACCCTTGCATACAAAGAAAAGTATCTGCCCATGAAAAATTACTCTTTACTCGGGCTGCAATTTTTATTATTCCGGTTATCTCTTTGCTTGCAGTATTTTATAATACAAGCTCGGTTTTTAAGCTTGTGCATTACGCATGGTCTGGTTTAGGTTGTACCTTTGGACCGCTTGTTATTCTTTCGCTCTACAGTAAATTTGTAACCCCTCAAGGTGCGTTAGCTGGCTTAATTGCTGGTGGCTTAACAGGTATATTTTGGCCAGTCACAAGCTCAATTCCAACACTTGTTATTGGATTTAGTATAAATTTTATCGCAACATATATCGTTTCTAAATTAACAAAGGATCATGCATGA
- the hemW gene encoding radical SAM family heme chaperone HemW, whose protein sequence is MSYYFKNLEHLYVHWPFCPYKCNFCDFVAIASHESFMQQYHESLCKEIQDFKDLYDAQAPLKTLYIGGGTPSTYPLPLILDMFAILKETISFDESTEVTLEVNPGTVEQGALEVWKSIGINRLSIGVQSLKDTVLQGLNRHQTKIDVINLLQKTEPLFENVSVDFIVGLPGVSAEEWKAMILQAMTWPIKHISVYFLMVHEKTPLYFKIKQKSVVLPPDDEIVDLYYWTVDVLEQHGFHRYELSNFAKKGFESKHNTAYWERKGYKGFGLGACSFNGQYRFQNNKNLRNYFQAVLDKNDLIHDVEEITPAQISMEKIMLGLRQAQGINIADVIQDFSLPQQQHFKERADWLEAKGFVRQEAGRLFLTPQGFILENEVAVNLFPE, encoded by the coding sequence TTGTCATATTATTTTAAAAATTTAGAACATCTGTATGTTCATTGGCCTTTTTGCCCTTATAAATGTAATTTTTGTGATTTTGTTGCTATTGCATCGCATGAAAGTTTTATGCAACAGTATCATGAGTCTTTGTGTAAAGAAATACAAGATTTTAAAGATTTATACGATGCACAAGCTCCATTGAAAACATTATATATTGGTGGCGGAACGCCAAGTACGTATCCTTTACCACTCATACTTGACATGTTTGCTATACTAAAAGAAACTATATCTTTTGATGAGTCTACTGAGGTTACTTTGGAAGTAAATCCTGGGACTGTTGAGCAAGGTGCTTTAGAAGTCTGGAAAAGTATTGGAATTAATCGACTAAGTATTGGCGTACAGAGCTTAAAAGATACTGTTTTGCAAGGATTAAATAGACATCAGACTAAAATAGATGTTATAAATTTATTACAAAAAACAGAACCATTATTTGAAAATGTTTCAGTAGATTTTATTGTTGGCTTGCCAGGAGTGAGTGCTGAAGAATGGAAAGCAATGATCTTACAGGCAATGACATGGCCAATAAAACATATTTCCGTCTATTTTTTAATGGTACATGAAAAAACTCCATTATATTTTAAAATTAAGCAAAAAAGTGTTGTATTGCCACCAGATGATGAAATTGTTGATCTGTACTATTGGACGGTTGATGTTTTAGAACAGCACGGTTTTCATCGATATGAACTTTCAAATTTTGCAAAAAAAGGCTTTGAGTCAAAACATAATACAGCTTATTGGGAACGAAAAGGGTATAAAGGTTTTGGTCTTGGGGCGTGTTCTTTTAATGGGCAGTATAGATTTCAAAATAATAAAAATTTAAGAAACTATTTTCAGGCGGTGCTTGACAAAAATGATCTGATTCATGATGTTGAAGAAATCACACCGGCTCAAATTAGTATGGAAAAAATTATGCTTGGGCTGCGACAAGCTCAAGGCATTAATATTGCAGATGTTATACAAGATTTTAGTTTGCCCCAGCAACAGCATTTTAAAGAAAGAGCAGATTGGCTTGAGGCAAAAGGATTTGTACGACAGGAAGCAGGAAGGTTGTTTTTGACACCGCAAGGCTTTATTCTTGAGAATGAAGTAGCGGTTAATTTATTTCCTGAGTAG
- a CDS encoding DUF58 domain-containing protein — MNGSSAGGYVVKQKGSGFEFDQIRAYEYGDDIRFVDWNSSARAGKLLVRQYLDEKNRTIMICLDVSASTFFGSQQLLKSDIMQQMTAALALIANAEQDNVGLILFSDVVEKVVPPSRGYTHLMNLLEVVFSYTPVQKQTDFNVLFLYLVESFKKDAAVFVISDFIGDNFEQSLKYVVAQREVIAVRCLDEVERHLPKAGYVWGQDPETHEITLLDLSKSGARNLQYILDERLQDQTTLFRQHDVDVLDIKTDEDFIKTFILFFKRRMIQR; from the coding sequence ATGAATGGGAGCTCTGCGGGTGGTTATGTTGTTAAACAAAAAGGTTCTGGATTTGAGTTTGATCAAATTAGAGCTTATGAATATGGAGATGATATTCGATTTGTTGATTGGAATAGTAGTGCGCGAGCTGGTAAATTATTAGTTCGGCAATATTTAGATGAAAAAAATAGAACTATTATGATTTGTCTTGATGTCTCAGCGTCAACATTTTTTGGTTCACAGCAACTTTTAAAATCTGATATCATGCAACAAATGACTGCAGCTCTTGCGTTAATAGCAAATGCAGAGCAAGATAATGTTGGATTAATTTTGTTTTCTGATGTTGTTGAAAAAGTCGTCCCGCCTTCACGTGGGTATACTCATCTTATGAACCTTTTAGAAGTTGTATTTTCGTATACACCTGTACAGAAACAAACAGATTTTAATGTATTATTTTTGTATTTAGTTGAATCTTTTAAAAAAGATGCAGCAGTCTTTGTGATTTCAGATTTTATAGGTGATAACTTTGAGCAATCCTTAAAGTATGTTGTTGCCCAAAGAGAAGTCATTGCAGTACGATGTCTTGATGAAGTTGAGCGACATCTACCAAAAGCAGGTTATGTGTGGGGGCAAGATCCTGAAACTCATGAGATAACCTTATTGGACCTATCAAAAAGTGGTGCTAGAAATTTACAATATATTCTTGATGAACGTTTGCAAGATCAGACAACATTATTCAGACAACATGACGTTGATGTTCTTGATATCAAAACAGATGAAGATTTTATAAAAACTTTTATTTTATTTTTTAAACGAAGAATGATACAACGATGA
- a CDS encoding TatD family hydrolase: protein MLIDTHCHINIMLRGYKTKSAYTKLTPEEIIQANAIVQQAFDNDTTCIINVGTDLIESTTCVEIAQMYENCFAIVGIHPNDLTDSWKDEFAHIQSLVKNSHENKIIGIGECGIDMHYEGYNLARQQDAFKAHIELALEHNLALSIHSRDAAEETFKIIDEYAKESNFKGIMHCYAYDQGYAQQAIDFNLVLGIGATLTYPKNEVLRSIVKSVQLEQIVLETDAPFLPPQIMRGKQNSPANIKIVAEYIAQLRQTSYENVANTTTTTVKKLFNLSQKLA, encoded by the coding sequence ATGCTTATAGATACTCACTGTCATATTAACATTATGCTACGTGGATACAAGACCAAATCAGCTTATACAAAGCTTACACCTGAAGAAATAATTCAAGCAAATGCCATTGTTCAACAAGCATTTGACAACGACACGACATGCATCATCAATGTTGGCACTGATCTGATCGAAAGCACAACATGCGTAGAAATTGCACAAATGTATGAAAATTGCTTTGCAATTGTCGGAATTCATCCAAATGATCTAACTGATAGCTGGAAAGATGAATTTGCCCACATTCAGTCGCTTGTCAAAAATAGCCATGAAAATAAAATTATTGGCATCGGTGAGTGCGGTATCGATATGCATTATGAAGGCTATAACTTAGCTAGGCAACAAGATGCTTTTAAGGCTCATATTGAGCTTGCACTTGAACATAATCTTGCTCTTTCTATCCATTCTCGCGATGCTGCAGAAGAAACGTTTAAAATTATTGATGAATATGCAAAAGAATCAAATTTTAAAGGCATTATGCATTGCTATGCATACGACCAAGGATACGCACAACAAGCAATCGACTTCAATCTTGTTTTAGGCATTGGTGCAACCCTGACCTACCCTAAAAATGAAGTATTGCGTTCTATTGTTAAATCTGTACAACTTGAACAGATAGTTTTAGAAACTGACGCACCTTTTTTACCTCCTCAAATTATGCGTGGAAAACAAAACAGCCCTGCAAATATAAAAATAGTGGCTGAATATATTGCGCAATTAAGACAAACATCGTATGAAAACGTTGCAAACACAACAACTACGACAGTAAAAAAATTATTCAACTTGTCACAAAAACTTGCATAA
- a CDS encoding ATP-dependent DNA ligase has protein sequence MNFSHVAQLFETIERTASRTEKTMLLAGCLQNMSPQEAQIVTYISMGDLYSSYENVQFNIAEKGLVEIIAVLLDRTAADVLQEYKNIGDLGDVICQGWHGVDTGLSIEQVYHELVVCANLHGNGSTELKLQNLVALLQQVDSLSAKYIIRMITKTLRLGFSDMTLLDAFSCMAVGNKSIRPMLENAYNICADLGLVAKNLKQDGITAVENMKSIVGVPIRPSAAERLATSQEVVDKLGTCVAQPKLDGFRLQIHLDKTGDVPLVKFYSRNLIDMSNMFPEIAQQIMQLPVQNLICEGEAIGYDLETDTFLQFQETVKRKRKHNIEQASHDIPLRVYLFDLLYLNNESTLGLTHAQRRIKLGDVVASLKHSDVFLIDEQVVSTGQQLEDYFLQTIGAGLEGLVVKKQDAMYQPGKRNFNWIKLKRRTGQKLGDTIDAVVLGYYVGQGRRASLGIGAFLVGVYNEQTDAFESVAKVGTGMTDIEFIQLKNRCDAVVIANKLENVSVAKSLYTDVWVHPEIVCEIRADDITKSPLHTAGKTDDHLGFALRFPRFVQYRTDKSAQDATTSTELAHLYEIQYQQ, from the coding sequence ATGAATTTTTCTCACGTCGCACAACTATTTGAGACGATTGAACGCACCGCAAGTAGAACAGAAAAAACAATGTTACTTGCAGGTTGTTTACAAAACATGAGTCCGCAAGAAGCGCAGATCGTTACGTACATTTCGATGGGTGATTTGTATTCATCGTATGAAAACGTTCAATTTAATATTGCAGAAAAAGGTTTAGTCGAAATTATTGCTGTACTGTTAGATAGAACTGCTGCCGATGTTTTACAAGAATATAAGAATATTGGCGATTTAGGCGATGTGATTTGCCAGGGTTGGCATGGAGTTGATACAGGGTTGTCCATTGAGCAGGTGTACCATGAGCTTGTTGTTTGTGCCAATCTGCATGGCAATGGTTCAACAGAATTAAAATTACAGAATCTGGTTGCATTGCTTCAACAAGTTGATAGCCTATCAGCAAAATATATTATTCGCATGATTACCAAGACTTTACGCCTTGGTTTTTCGGATATGACATTGCTTGATGCTTTTTCATGTATGGCGGTGGGCAATAAATCGATTCGTCCTATGTTAGAAAATGCTTATAATATTTGTGCAGACTTAGGTTTGGTTGCTAAAAATTTAAAACAAGATGGCATTACAGCAGTTGAAAATATGAAATCAATTGTTGGTGTTCCAATTCGTCCATCTGCTGCAGAGCGTCTTGCAACCTCACAAGAAGTTGTTGATAAACTTGGCACCTGCGTTGCGCAACCAAAATTAGATGGCTTTCGCTTGCAAATTCACCTTGATAAAACTGGCGACGTACCACTGGTCAAATTTTATTCTCGTAACTTAATTGATATGTCCAATATGTTTCCCGAGATTGCACAACAGATTATGCAACTTCCTGTACAAAATTTAATTTGCGAGGGCGAAGCTATTGGGTATGATCTTGAGACCGATACGTTTTTACAGTTTCAAGAAACGGTAAAGCGAAAACGCAAACATAATATTGAGCAAGCAAGCCACGATATTCCACTTCGTGTATACCTCTTTGATTTATTATATCTTAACAATGAATCAACACTTGGATTAACTCATGCACAACGCAGAATAAAGCTCGGTGATGTTGTTGCATCTTTAAAACATTCAGATGTTTTCTTGATCGATGAACAAGTTGTGTCTACTGGTCAGCAATTAGAAGACTATTTTTTGCAGACGATTGGAGCAGGGCTTGAAGGTCTTGTGGTAAAAAAACAAGATGCAATGTACCAACCGGGTAAGCGCAACTTTAATTGGATAAAGTTAAAACGTCGCACAGGGCAAAAATTAGGTGACACTATCGACGCTGTTGTGCTTGGCTATTACGTTGGGCAGGGTAGAAGAGCCTCATTAGGAATCGGTGCATTTTTAGTCGGTGTTTATAATGAACAAACGGATGCGTTTGAATCGGTTGCAAAAGTTGGCACAGGTATGACAGATATCGAATTTATTCAATTAAAAAATCGTTGCGATGCTGTTGTAATTGCAAACAAGCTTGAGAATGTTTCTGTTGCAAAAAGTTTATATACTGATGTGTGGGTGCATCCTGAAATTGTGTGTGAAATTCGTGCAGACGATATTACGAAGTCTCCATTGCATACAGCAGGTAAAACTGATGATCACCTAGGTTTTGCATTACGTTTTCCGCGATTTGTACAGTATCGTACTGATAAATCAGCTCAAGATGCAACAACAAGTACAGAGCTTGCGCATTTGTATGAGATTCAGTATCAACAATAG
- the secD gene encoding protein translocase subunit SecD translates to MNVTMRRFFISNFMGWILFAAITVAYFGFYGKNSLKFGIDLVGGSYITLEVQKNDVVRNELSDKIKSFESSLKHANIELEAKPVFVDNSLHFKFMSKAKAHEAEVLLRSQDKNLIYSVTNSDLHVTVSPQYLSQLLSQAVDSNIEILSRRLDGMSVAEIHISKQGDRFIVVELPDVRDPQQAKMMIGKSAVMEFKLVEDAAASREELFDKYDQELPEGTMIVAGKANKNGHKVYYLVPEYTPVSGKYFKQARVTFGGDFGTDLTVQFEFDDEGGKRFHELTSRNIGKQMAIVLDDEVVQVAVIKSAIGKVGSISGGFQADEANGLARVLKSGAFKAKVNFIEEREIGPTLGQESVHNGLISCVIGLLLLLIFGIYFYRLSGFFAILALVYNLILILLCMSFVKATLTLPGIAGMILTVGMAIDASILIYEQIKDCLARGLSVSQSVQEGFSDAMVVILDANITTFIVAAVLFYFGTGPIQGFAVTMMIGIVSTLITGLFFLKSVFKFYLSTFHVSKLSI, encoded by the coding sequence ATGAACGTGACAATGAGACGGTTTTTTATCTCAAACTTTATGGGTTGGATCTTATTTGCTGCGATAACGGTAGCTTATTTTGGATTCTACGGAAAAAATTCTTTAAAATTTGGTATTGATCTTGTTGGGGGTAGTTACATTACTCTTGAAGTTCAAAAAAATGATGTGGTTCGCAATGAACTAAGTGATAAAATAAAGTCATTTGAATCATCACTTAAGCATGCAAATATAGAGCTTGAAGCAAAGCCTGTTTTTGTTGACAACAGTTTACACTTTAAATTCATGTCAAAAGCAAAAGCGCATGAAGCTGAAGTTTTACTTCGTTCACAAGATAAAAATCTTATCTATTCAGTAACGAATTCAGATTTGCACGTTACGGTCTCACCTCAATATTTAAGCCAGCTGCTTTCACAAGCTGTTGATTCAAATATCGAAATCTTAAGCCGTCGCCTTGATGGTATGAGTGTTGCTGAAATTCATATCAGTAAACAAGGAGATCGTTTTATTGTTGTTGAATTACCTGATGTGCGTGATCCTCAGCAAGCAAAAATGATGATCGGTAAGTCTGCGGTTATGGAATTTAAACTTGTTGAAGATGCTGCTGCAAGTCGCGAAGAATTATTTGATAAGTATGATCAAGAATTGCCAGAAGGCACGATGATTGTTGCTGGTAAAGCAAATAAAAATGGGCATAAAGTATACTATCTTGTTCCAGAATATACACCTGTTTCAGGAAAATATTTTAAACAAGCGCGAGTTACTTTTGGTGGTGATTTTGGAACAGATTTGACAGTTCAGTTTGAATTTGATGATGAAGGCGGAAAACGTTTTCATGAATTAACAAGTCGCAATATTGGCAAACAAATGGCAATTGTTCTTGATGATGAAGTTGTACAGGTTGCTGTTATTAAATCAGCAATTGGCAAAGTCGGATCAATTTCAGGTGGTTTTCAAGCTGATGAAGCAAATGGACTTGCACGAGTTTTAAAGTCAGGTGCATTTAAAGCAAAAGTTAATTTTATTGAAGAACGTGAAATCGGACCAACATTAGGACAAGAATCTGTACATAATGGCTTGATTTCTTGTGTAATTGGGTTATTATTATTACTCATCTTTGGAATTTACTTCTATCGTTTGTCTGGGTTCTTTGCAATTTTAGCGTTAGTATATAATTTAATCTTAATTTTATTATGTATGTCATTTGTTAAAGCAACGTTAACATTACCTGGTATTGCTGGGATGATTTTAACTGTTGGTATGGCGATTGATGCTTCAATTTTAATTTACGAACAAATCAAAGATTGCTTAGCTCGTGGACTTTCAGTTTCACAATCTGTGCAAGAAGGTTTTTCAGATGCGATGGTTGTTATTTTAGATGCAAACATTACAACATTTATTGTTGCAGCGGTGTTGTTCTATTTTGGAACTGGTCCAATTCAAGGATTTGCTGTTACGATGATGATTGGTATTGTTTCAACATTGATTACTGGCTTGTTTTTCTTGAAATCTGTATTTAAATTTTATTTATCTACATTTCATGTTTCCAAATTAAGTATTTAG
- the pgsA gene encoding CDP-diacylglycerol--glycerol-3-phosphate 3-phosphatidyltransferase, which produces MQNQKKITLSTYLTLFRLIGAPVIIPYCIVQYSSYNNLTCNVAIAILFLFFGLTDFLDGFIARKYGQETQIGAALDHIADKFLVFSALIALLAVGKISYWWVIALIGREFFMMSLREIALEHNMKIKVSSWGKIKTAFHIMLIVWLIISPCYAVQQSARQSIQILLLCASVIISWGSALDYVSKLYFQFKK; this is translated from the coding sequence ATGCAAAATCAAAAAAAAATCACATTATCTACCTATCTTACGTTATTTCGTCTTATTGGTGCACCTGTTATAATTCCATACTGCATTGTGCAGTATAGTTCTTACAATAACTTGACTTGTAATGTTGCCATAGCAATTTTGTTTTTATTCTTCGGTCTTACCGATTTTCTTGATGGTTTTATTGCGCGTAAGTATGGACAAGAAACTCAAATTGGTGCAGCACTGGATCATATCGCAGATAAATTTTTAGTATTTTCAGCACTTATAGCTTTGCTTGCCGTTGGTAAGATTTCGTATTGGTGGGTTATTGCCTTAATTGGTCGAGAATTTTTTATGATGAGTTTGCGTGAAATAGCATTAGAGCACAACATGAAAATCAAAGTATCTTCATGGGGTAAAATAAAAACAGCTTTTCACATTATGTTGATTGTTTGGCTTATTATCAGCCCATGCTATGCAGTTCAACAGAGCGCACGTCAAAGTATCCAGATACTATTATTATGCGCAAGTGTTATAATTTCTTGGGGTTCAGCTCTCGATTATGTCAGCAAGTTGTATTTTCAATTTAAAAAGTAG